A part of Bufo bufo chromosome 7, aBufBuf1.1, whole genome shotgun sequence genomic DNA contains:
- the PTX4 gene encoding pentraxin-4, whose amino-acid sequence MGSGGNMCRSLLVFFVLCLPGVFMEQTRLLEQRKPFFERFRRLEEQFRRFQEVTLTRLQGIAENYNVSYNIDARFHHIHNQQQSLAENFNVTNEVTQAELNGIKFWLKKIQKKTKKLDLKFSTLEQAVAERNKQLTKENKVRDVTVANLTSALSGQKRIIYQLVKDKSALQKGMEMLRESVERQGGKIVDLEMQLQNMHQNEIMPPSALMAPQVMNRTPETRQEVPSHTDSGPKTSQQRMVKLQGKHNQMKKLQEDLMTTIGKMSPMAAQHREETRTLGPTKEKTTRLQTTRAPSSVTLVPHQNHKTTQYEDQVTDDHIASNVIQILALRGNVTKDDSPPGGIKAPYVHSTRRPLQVTEAPEPEEKTTKVPATLCNVDSMLIFPNSSTENFATFGKGLREPLHELSICSWVKTNVSYVGTILSYATEENDNKLVLHGRHGATYDSLHFVIGDPAFRELPLVPLADGSWHHTCFIWSSIQGKYWFYVDRRLIVIGSKFQKGYEIPPGGSLVLGQEQDTLGGGFDSSEAFVGQLAGFAMWNRALTPGEVSGIATGKGLPRGTILTIADASSLHGSVERVDCTCLEHCL is encoded by the exons TTTCGTCGCTTTCAGGAAGTCACCTTGACCCGTCTACAAGGAATCGCTGAAAACTACAACGTCTCCTACAACATTGACGCCCGCTTCCATCATATTCACAACCAGCAGCAATCACTGGCCGAAAACTTCAACGTCACCAACGAGGTGACGCAGGCCGAGCTAAATGGCATCAAATTCTGGCTGAAAAAGATTCAGAAGAAAACCAAAAAGTTGGACTTGAAGTTCTCCACCCTGGAACAGGCCGTGGCAGAGAGAAACAAGCAGCTAACCAAAGAGAACAAAGTTCGAGACGTGACTGTGGCCAACCTGACATCGGCCCTCAGCGGCCAGAAGAGGATCATCTACCAGCTGGTGAAGGACAAGAGCGCGTTACAGAAGGGGATGGAGATGCTCCGCGAGTCTGTGGAAAGACAAGGAGGCAAAATAGTGGATTTGGAGATGCAGTTGCAGAATATGCACCAAAATGAGATCATGCCACCAAGTGCTTTGATGGCACCACAAGTGATGAACCGAACCCCTGAAACCAGACAAGAAGTTCCATCACATACCGACTCTGGACCTAAAACTTCCCAACAACGCATGGTAAAGCTCCAGGGCAAACATAATCAGATGAAAAAGTTGCAAGAAGACCTGATGACCACCATTGGTAAGATGTCTCCCATGGCAGCTCAACATAGAGAGGAGACCAGGACGCTCGGTCCAACCAAGGAAAAGACAACTCGTCTCCAAACTACAAGGGCACCATCAAGTGTGACACTGGTTCCACATCAGAACCACAAAACTACCCAGTATGAAGACCAGGTGACGGATGACCACATCGCTAGTAATGTCATCCAGATTTTAGCCTTAAGAGGAAATGTGACCAAGGATGACAGCCCTCCTGGAGGGATCAAAGCTCCATATGTACACAGTACAAGGAGGCCATTACAAGTCACCGAGGCCCCAGAACCAGAAGAGAAGACCACCAAGGTCCCAGCAACAC TCTGCAACGTGGATTCTATGCTCATTTTCCCCAATTCTTCCACGGAGAACTTCGCAACATTCGGTAAGGGATTGAGGGAACCCTTGCATGAACTCTCCATCTGCAGCTGGGTGAAGACTAATGTAAGCTACGTAGGCACCATCCTTTCATATGcaacagaagagaacgacaacaagCTGGTTCTTCATGGCAGACATGGTGCCACCTATGACTCACTTCACTTTGTCATTGGAGACCCGGCTTTCCGAGAACTCCCGCTTGTCCCGCTGGCAGATGGCAGTTGGCACCACACCTGCTTCATCTGGTCCTCCATCCAAGGCAAATACTGGTTCTATGTTGACCGCAGGTTAATTGTTATTGGCTCCAAATTTCAGAAAGGTTATGAGATCCCTCCTGGAGGATCTTTAGTTCTTGGCCAAGAACAGGACACCTTGGGTGGTGGCTTTGACAGCTCGGAAGCTTTTGTTGGACAATTGGCAGGATTTGCAATGTGGAATAGAGCTTTAACACCTGGAGAAGTCTCTGGTATTGCCACTGGTAAAGGCTTGCCAAGAGGTACCATCTTAACCATCGCTGATGCCTCCTCGCTTCATGGTTCAGTGGAGCGGGTGGACTGTACCTGTCTGGAGCACTGTCTGTAG